In a single window of the Myxococcus stipitatus genome:
- a CDS encoding RNA polymerase sigma factor, with amino-acid sequence MADLFNRERRRFDAFIRQHRPSLLGLARRLSARSSLEAEDLVQETFERAMQEFEQLKGRTDAAAAAWLCTTMTNRFLDYCRRQRTESRGMPHLALVQEAAAQGEAQENWELVSTEEFHKAVERLKPHLRDAYRLHAEGKRYTAIAEHFNVPVGTVGSWLTLARRDLKDLLLPQVAVARERGATSS; translated from the coding sequence ATGGCCGACCTCTTCAACCGGGAGCGGAGGCGCTTCGACGCGTTCATCCGACAGCACCGGCCCAGCCTGCTGGGACTGGCGCGTCGGCTGTCGGCGCGCTCCAGCCTGGAGGCGGAGGACCTGGTCCAGGAGACGTTCGAACGGGCGATGCAGGAGTTCGAGCAGCTCAAGGGGCGGACCGACGCGGCGGCGGCGGCTTGGTTGTGCACGACGATGACGAACCGGTTCCTGGATTACTGCCGTCGTCAGCGCACCGAGTCGCGGGGGATGCCGCACCTGGCCCTGGTCCAGGAGGCCGCGGCGCAGGGGGAGGCCCAGGAGAACTGGGAGCTGGTGAGCACCGAGGAGTTCCACAAGGCCGTGGAGCGGCTCAAGCCGCACCTGCGTGACGCCTACCGGCTGCACGCCGAGGGCAAGCGCTACACGGCCATCGCCGAGCATTTCAACGTTCCCGTGGGCACGGTGGGCAGTTGGCTCACCCTGGCGCGCAGGGACCTGAAGGACTTGCTGCTGCCACAGGTAGCGGTGGCCCGGGAGCGGGGGGCAACGAGCTCATGA
- a CDS encoding zf-HC2 domain-containing protein codes for MNTPCTNTNRLHLFVDGELSAPDAEAFRQHLTRCAECEADLRDLLQLELLAARALGSEAEAEAKALPANVTPLRARLQRVYRVAMPVALAAGLAAVGLMQLRATPRIPDEVWLASADTRPFAARLSHPKADIHHAYSPMRGANPTSELLALRPLAELEERRDFRGIAAAYALRGDWQQAEAFLGREAESADKLNDLAVVALSRQRYEEALGLLDRALTLAPDHSQALWNRGLVLHERNLLDRAAATFDRVASLGEKGWSEEARNRAAELRTKLAEDRVRLRRQVVEVWQTLSGEGTWDAKQLAQRPVVARAALYEAVRTVTSSERALALLPLAKELDAIGGGSVLQDYVRQVAGRDFTARSPLALGYASLLQHSDTKKDATALLDTLRRSGERDIYFGALVQTGAAVTDAAALSALRGFAEGTPDPWLHLLAEREVIRRELVAGHTAQAEKQLMDAMLTCNSLGNIAPCMELN; via the coding sequence ATGAACACGCCATGCACCAACACCAACCGACTGCATCTCTTCGTCGACGGCGAGCTGTCCGCGCCGGACGCGGAGGCGTTCCGACAGCACCTGACGCGGTGCGCGGAGTGTGAGGCGGACCTGAGGGATTTGCTGCAGCTCGAGTTGCTGGCGGCCCGGGCGCTGGGGAGCGAGGCGGAGGCGGAGGCGAAAGCGCTGCCGGCCAACGTGACGCCGCTGCGCGCGCGGCTGCAGCGGGTGTACCGGGTGGCCATGCCGGTGGCGCTGGCGGCGGGGCTGGCGGCGGTGGGCCTGATGCAGCTGCGGGCGACGCCGCGGATTCCGGACGAGGTCTGGCTGGCGAGCGCGGACACGCGGCCGTTCGCGGCCCGGCTCAGCCACCCCAAGGCGGACATCCACCACGCCTACAGCCCCATGCGCGGCGCGAACCCGACGTCGGAGCTGCTGGCCCTGCGGCCGCTGGCGGAGCTGGAGGAGCGCCGGGACTTCCGTGGCATCGCGGCGGCGTACGCGCTGCGCGGTGACTGGCAGCAGGCGGAGGCCTTCCTGGGGCGCGAGGCGGAGTCGGCCGACAAGCTGAACGACCTGGCGGTGGTGGCGCTGAGCCGGCAGCGGTACGAGGAGGCGCTGGGCCTGCTCGACCGCGCGCTGACGCTCGCGCCCGACCACTCGCAGGCCCTGTGGAACCGGGGCCTGGTGCTGCACGAGCGCAACCTGCTGGACCGCGCCGCCGCCACCTTCGACCGGGTGGCGTCGCTGGGCGAGAAGGGCTGGAGCGAGGAGGCGCGCAACAGGGCGGCGGAGCTGCGCACGAAGCTGGCGGAGGACCGCGTCCGGCTGCGGCGGCAGGTGGTGGAGGTCTGGCAGACGCTGTCGGGCGAGGGCACCTGGGACGCGAAGCAGCTGGCGCAGCGGCCGGTGGTGGCGCGCGCGGCGCTGTACGAGGCGGTCCGCACGGTGACGTCGAGCGAGCGCGCGCTGGCGCTGCTGCCCCTGGCGAAGGAGCTGGACGCGATTGGCGGCGGCTCGGTGCTCCAGGACTACGTGCGGCAGGTGGCGGGCCGGGACTTCACGGCGCGCTCGCCGCTGGCGCTCGGCTACGCGAGCCTCCTGCAGCACAGCGACACGAAGAAGGACGCGACGGCGCTGCTGGACACGCTGCGCCGCTCCGGCGAGCGCGACATCTACTTCGGCGCCCTGGTGCAGACGGGCGCGGCGGTGACGGACGCGGCGGCGCTGAGCGCGCTGCGCGGCTTCGCCGAGGGCACGCCCGACCCCTGGCTGCACCTGCTCGCCGAACGGGAGGTCATCCGCCGCGAGCTGGTCGCAGGGCACACGGCCCAGGCGGAGAAGCAGCTCATGGACGCGATGCTCACCTGCAACAGCCTGGGCAACATCGCGCCCTGCATGGAGCTGAACTGA
- a CDS encoding acyl-CoA synthetase, which produces MSSNAPRNMRDYASTHRDFRWPRPESFNFSTDVVDRHAAERPEDLALAWSDESGREQRFTWRGVSQRSLHAAQFLAGLGLKKGDRVFIMMPRVPEWWFLVLGCIRAGIVFMPGTPMLTIKDIRYRLVAADANAVIADVSCLDRFEGLVGTGRVETWVAVGQGAPSPWVGYASGTVGTGAHGVEFPRTRADDPLLIYFTSGTTGMPKMVLHTQASYGLGHEVTGRYWLDLTPEDRHLTLSDTGWAKCAWGKLFGPWSQGACNVVYDFRGRFDAAKLLTVLGTQRVTTFCAPPTAWRALVLQDLKAFDLSSLRHVLSAGEPLNPEVIDAWKEATGLHIREGYGQTETVVVVGMFPALEPRVGSMGKPSPGFTVAVIDDQGREVETGKEGDIAVRVAPERPVGLFQEYLGDAAANAACRRGDWYITGDRAVRDAEGYFYFVGRADDVIKTSGYRVGPFEVESALLEHAAVAESAVIGVPDDKLGQKVKAFVVLAPGHAPSQALAKELQEHVKRVTAPYKYPRDIEFVTELPKTVSGKIRRAELRATPPKPG; this is translated from the coding sequence ATGTCCTCGAACGCTCCCCGCAACATGCGCGACTACGCGTCCACCCACCGCGACTTCCGGTGGCCGCGGCCCGAGTCCTTCAACTTCTCCACGGACGTGGTGGACCGGCACGCCGCCGAGCGCCCGGAGGACCTGGCGCTCGCGTGGTCCGACGAGTCGGGGCGCGAGCAGCGCTTCACGTGGCGGGGCGTGAGTCAGCGCTCGCTGCACGCGGCGCAGTTCCTGGCGGGGCTGGGGCTGAAGAAGGGCGACCGCGTCTTCATCATGATGCCGCGCGTGCCGGAGTGGTGGTTCCTGGTGCTGGGCTGCATCCGCGCGGGCATCGTCTTCATGCCCGGCACGCCCATGCTGACCATCAAGGACATCCGCTACCGTCTGGTGGCGGCGGACGCGAACGCCGTCATCGCGGACGTCAGCTGCCTGGACCGCTTCGAGGGGTTGGTGGGCACGGGGCGGGTGGAGACCTGGGTGGCGGTGGGGCAGGGCGCGCCGTCCCCGTGGGTGGGCTACGCGTCCGGCACGGTGGGCACCGGCGCCCACGGGGTCGAGTTCCCCCGCACGCGCGCGGACGACCCGCTGCTCATCTACTTCACGTCCGGCACCACCGGCATGCCGAAGATGGTGCTGCACACCCAGGCCAGCTACGGCCTGGGGCACGAGGTGACGGGGAGGTACTGGCTGGACCTCACGCCGGAGGACCGGCACCTGACGTTGAGCGACACGGGCTGGGCCAAGTGCGCCTGGGGCAAGCTGTTCGGTCCGTGGAGCCAGGGCGCGTGCAACGTCGTCTACGACTTCCGGGGCCGCTTCGACGCGGCGAAGCTGCTCACGGTGCTGGGCACCCAGCGCGTCACCACCTTCTGCGCGCCGCCCACCGCGTGGCGCGCCCTGGTGTTGCAGGACCTGAAGGCCTTCGACCTGTCCTCGCTGCGCCACGTGCTGAGCGCGGGCGAGCCGCTCAACCCGGAGGTCATCGACGCGTGGAAGGAGGCCACGGGCCTGCACATCCGCGAGGGCTATGGCCAGACGGAGACCGTGGTGGTGGTGGGCATGTTCCCCGCGCTGGAGCCGCGCGTGGGCTCCATGGGCAAGCCCTCTCCGGGCTTCACCGTGGCCGTCATCGACGACCAGGGGCGGGAGGTGGAGACGGGCAAGGAGGGCGACATCGCGGTGCGCGTGGCGCCGGAGCGTCCGGTGGGCCTGTTCCAGGAGTACCTGGGCGACGCGGCGGCCAACGCGGCGTGCCGGCGAGGGGACTGGTACATCACCGGGGACCGGGCGGTGCGCGACGCGGAGGGCTACTTCTACTTCGTGGGCCGCGCGGACGACGTCATCAAGACGTCCGGCTACCGCGTGGGGCCCTTCGAGGTGGAGTCCGCGTTGCTGGAGCACGCGGCCGTCGCGGAGTCGGCCGTCATCGGCGTGCCGGACGACAAGCTGGGGCAGAAGGTGAAGGCCTTCGTCGTGCTGGCGCCGGGGCACGCGCCATCGCAGGCGCTGGCGAAGGAGCTCCAGGAGCACGTCAAGCGCGTCACCGCGCCCTACAAGTACCCGCGCGACATCGAGTTCGTCACCGAGCTGCCCAAGACGGTGAGCGGGAAGATTCGCCGCGCCGAACTGCGCGCCACGCCGCCGAAGCCGGGGTGA
- the gndA gene encoding NADP-dependent phosphogluconate dehydrogenase, whose protein sequence is MSAADSAPQGAQFGVAGMGVMGAALALNIADHGFRVTVWDRHPERIDEMHRQHGHPQISGTASLEEFVSRLERPRRILLMVTAGAPVDQMLERLFPLLSEGDVVMDAGNSWFQDTRRREELCRGKGLNFIGVGVSGGEEGARHGPSIMPGGSVKSYALVRPVLEAIAARTDEGLCVTHVGPDGAGHFVKMVHNGIEYADMQLLAETYDVLHRGLGLSNDAIADLFGQWNQGIAESFLLETSIKVLRKKDPETGKPLVDLVLDKAGQKGTGKWTVQVALDLGVPVPSIASALDARNLSSMKDERVAASRKLKGPAESLSAEEKAQLAAWAHDALYAARVVTYAQGMRLIQVASQEYKWDVSLASMARIWRGGCIIRAKLLTPLREAFTQQPELPNLLVSDAFAPVLERMAPQWRKLVATATKVGIPIPVFSSSLAYLDSYRSPELPQNLTQAQRDAFGAHTYQRRDKPDAGFVHSDWNG, encoded by the coding sequence ATGAGTGCGGCAGACAGCGCCCCCCAGGGCGCGCAGTTCGGCGTGGCGGGCATGGGCGTCATGGGCGCGGCCCTGGCCCTCAACATCGCGGACCACGGGTTCCGCGTGACGGTGTGGGACCGGCACCCGGAGCGCATCGACGAGATGCACCGGCAGCACGGCCACCCGCAGATTTCCGGCACCGCGTCGCTGGAGGAGTTCGTGTCGCGGCTGGAGCGCCCGCGGCGCATCCTGCTGATGGTGACAGCGGGCGCGCCGGTGGACCAGATGCTCGAGCGCCTGTTCCCGCTCCTGTCCGAGGGCGACGTCGTCATGGACGCGGGCAACTCCTGGTTCCAGGACACGCGCCGGCGCGAGGAGCTGTGCCGGGGCAAGGGCCTGAACTTCATCGGCGTTGGTGTGTCCGGCGGCGAGGAGGGCGCGCGCCACGGCCCGTCCATCATGCCGGGCGGCTCCGTGAAGTCGTACGCGCTGGTGCGCCCCGTGCTGGAGGCCATCGCCGCGCGCACCGACGAGGGCCTGTGCGTCACCCACGTGGGCCCGGATGGCGCCGGCCACTTCGTGAAGATGGTGCACAACGGCATCGAGTACGCCGACATGCAGCTGCTCGCGGAGACGTACGACGTGCTGCACCGGGGCCTGGGCCTGTCCAACGACGCCATCGCCGACCTGTTCGGCCAGTGGAACCAGGGCATCGCCGAGTCCTTCCTGCTGGAGACCAGCATCAAGGTGCTGCGCAAGAAGGACCCCGAGACGGGCAAGCCGCTGGTGGACCTGGTGCTGGACAAGGCGGGCCAGAAGGGCACCGGCAAGTGGACGGTGCAGGTGGCGCTGGACCTGGGCGTCCCGGTGCCCTCCATCGCCTCCGCGTTGGACGCGCGCAACCTGTCGTCCATGAAGGACGAGCGCGTGGCGGCCAGCCGCAAGCTGAAGGGGCCCGCCGAGTCGCTCTCCGCCGAGGAGAAGGCGCAGCTGGCGGCGTGGGCGCATGACGCGCTCTACGCGGCGCGCGTGGTGACGTACGCCCAGGGCATGCGCCTCATCCAGGTGGCGTCCCAGGAGTACAAGTGGGACGTGTCGCTGGCGAGCATGGCGCGCATCTGGCGAGGCGGCTGCATCATCCGCGCGAAGCTGCTCACCCCGCTGCGCGAGGCCTTCACCCAGCAGCCGGAGCTGCCCAACCTCCTGGTGTCGGACGCCTTCGCGCCGGTGCTGGAGCGCATGGCGCCCCAGTGGCGCAAGCTCGTCGCCACCGCGACGAAGGTGGGCATCCCCATCCCCGTGTTCAGCTCCTCGCTGGCCTACCTGGACAGCTACCGCAGCCCGGAGCTGCCGCAGAACCTCACCCAGGCCCAGCGCGACGCCTTCGGCGCGCACACCTACCAGCGCCGGGACAAGCCCGACGCCGGCTTCGTGCACAGCGACTGGAACGGGTAG
- the pgl gene encoding 6-phosphogluconolactonase, which translates to MSSLPPRVVPAPALPREAAEWMARSLQTALTMKRRASLALSGGGTPGPAYRELARMTLPWERVDVYFVDERFVPPDHPESNYHLVEEALLRPLRLAPAQVFRMEGEREDRDAAARDYAALLPSSLDVVLLGMGPDGHTASLFPGHPALEEKSRRVLAVVGPKPPPWRMTLTLPTLLAANAVLMLVAGAGKKDAAQRALAGDQALPAGRVTNAQWMMDSAAAGR; encoded by the coding sequence ATGAGCAGCCTCCCCCCGCGCGTGGTGCCGGCCCCGGCGCTGCCACGCGAGGCGGCCGAGTGGATGGCGCGCTCGCTCCAGACGGCGCTCACGATGAAGCGCCGCGCGAGCCTGGCGCTGTCGGGTGGCGGCACGCCGGGCCCGGCCTACCGGGAGCTGGCGCGGATGACGCTGCCCTGGGAGCGGGTGGACGTGTACTTCGTGGACGAGCGCTTCGTTCCGCCCGACCACCCGGAGAGCAACTACCACCTGGTGGAGGAGGCGCTGCTGCGCCCCCTGCGGCTGGCGCCCGCCCAGGTGTTCCGGATGGAGGGCGAGCGCGAGGACCGCGACGCCGCCGCGCGCGACTACGCGGCGCTGCTGCCCTCCTCGCTGGACGTGGTGCTGCTGGGCATGGGGCCGGACGGGCACACGGCCAGCCTCTTCCCGGGACACCCGGCGCTGGAGGAGAAGTCGCGCCGCGTGCTGGCCGTGGTGGGCCCCAAGCCCCCACCCTGGCGGATGACGCTCACGCTGCCCACGCTGCTGGCGGCGAACGCGGTGCTGATGCTGGTGGCGGGGGCGGGGAAGAAGGACGCGGCCCAACGGGCGCTGGCGGGCGACCAGGCGCTGCCGGCGGGCCGGGTGACGAACGCGCAGTGGATGATGGACTCCGCCGCCGCCGGGCGGTGA
- the zwf gene encoding glucose-6-phosphate dehydrogenase, with the protein MDAQGLHIETHPREGDPLLRAARPDPCTAVIFGATGDLAQRKLFPALFELARANLLPEHFSVVAFSRSNIDNDAFRQHVKEGLQKFARTQPLDEATWQRFAPRLEGISGAYDDPAAFTRLRERLEQVAQRQGTGGNQLYYLATPASTFPQILRELAGAGLLTREKSPGQKPWRRLIIEKPFGHDLESAKALNRELASVLDEKQIFRIDHYLGKETVQNILVFRFANAIFEPLWNRNHIDHVEITAAESIDVENRAGFYDETGVIRDMVQNHLLQVLALCAMEPPVSFAAEDIRDEKSKVFRALRPVEGREVAQTVVAGQYEGYLQEKGVKPGSRTPTYVAMKLSVDSWRWEGVPFYLRAGKALKKRMTEVSIHFRAVPIGLFSGEGATCQRLQPNVLTLRIQPQEGIALSFESKVPGEDVNIAGVTMDFNYAESFQKPVPEAYERLLLDCMRGNATLFARQDSVEQAWAYVTPILQALESGVGGPIHPYAKGSTGPQAAAQLTARDGRRWTQL; encoded by the coding sequence ATGGACGCGCAGGGGCTGCACATCGAGACCCATCCCCGAGAGGGAGACCCGCTGCTGCGCGCGGCGCGGCCGGACCCGTGCACGGCGGTGATTTTCGGCGCGACGGGGGACCTGGCCCAGCGCAAGCTGTTCCCCGCGCTGTTCGAGCTGGCGCGCGCCAACCTGCTGCCGGAGCACTTCTCCGTCGTCGCCTTCAGCCGCTCCAACATCGACAACGACGCCTTCCGCCAGCACGTGAAGGAGGGCCTCCAGAAGTTCGCGCGCACCCAGCCCCTGGACGAGGCCACGTGGCAGCGCTTCGCGCCGAGGCTGGAGGGAATCTCCGGCGCCTATGACGACCCGGCCGCCTTCACCCGGCTGCGTGAACGGCTGGAGCAGGTGGCCCAGCGCCAGGGCACCGGGGGCAACCAGCTCTACTACCTGGCCACGCCCGCCTCCACCTTCCCGCAAATCCTCCGTGAGCTCGCCGGCGCCGGCCTGCTCACGCGCGAGAAGTCCCCCGGCCAGAAGCCCTGGCGGCGGCTCATCATCGAGAAGCCCTTCGGCCACGACCTGGAGAGCGCCAAGGCGCTGAACCGCGAGCTGGCGTCGGTGCTGGACGAGAAGCAGATCTTCCGCATCGACCACTACCTGGGCAAGGAGACCGTCCAGAACATCCTGGTCTTCCGCTTCGCCAACGCCATCTTCGAGCCGCTGTGGAACCGCAACCACATCGACCACGTGGAGATCACGGCGGCGGAGTCCATCGACGTGGAGAACCGCGCCGGCTTCTACGACGAGACGGGCGTCATCCGGGACATGGTGCAGAACCACCTGCTCCAGGTGCTCGCGCTGTGCGCCATGGAGCCGCCGGTGTCCTTCGCCGCGGAGGACATCCGCGACGAGAAGAGCAAGGTGTTCCGCGCCCTGCGCCCGGTGGAGGGGCGCGAGGTGGCGCAGACGGTGGTGGCGGGCCAGTACGAGGGCTACCTCCAGGAGAAGGGCGTCAAGCCCGGCTCGCGCACGCCCACGTACGTGGCCATGAAGCTGAGCGTGGACTCCTGGCGCTGGGAGGGCGTGCCCTTCTACCTGCGCGCGGGCAAGGCGCTGAAGAAGCGCATGACGGAGGTGTCCATCCACTTCCGCGCGGTGCCCATCGGCCTGTTCTCCGGCGAGGGCGCCACCTGCCAGCGGCTCCAGCCCAACGTGCTCACGCTGCGCATCCAGCCGCAGGAGGGCATCGCGCTCTCCTTCGAATCCAAGGTCCCCGGCGAGGACGTCAACATCGCGGGCGTCACCATGGACTTCAACTACGCGGAGAGCTTCCAGAAGCCGGTGCCGGAGGCGTACGAGCGGCTGCTGCTGGACTGCATGCGCGGCAACGCCACCCTCTTCGCGCGCCAGGACAGCGTGGAGCAGGCGTGGGCCTACGTGACGCCCATCCTCCAGGCGCTGGAGTCGGGCGTGGGCGGCCCCATCCACCCCTACGCCAAGGGCAGCACGGGCCCCCAGGCGGCGGCCCAGCTCACCGCCCGCGACGGGCGGCGGTGGACGCAGCTATGA
- a CDS encoding collagen-like protein, giving the protein MKGDTGPQGPVGPQGSQGPRGEQGPVGPQGVQGVEGPRGAMGPQGLQGVKGETGERGPQGPKGDTGPQGPQGETGPVGPMGPAGEAPQICTPKESFCEGATLWSCTRSGTDAVLREECGGGTSTNPIGCYATQCPGGGTACCRRAKASCKWSFTAPATEEEVFLSTSFVARDGEGFCQAPSPCTADSDFSTFFTIIGETNVCNAPFSSVSFAIKRPLPAPNTVYTLPDSRVWSMSINAPAAANSCTKWTGTLTWHSDAPSWKLSVNATCSEAGKSHIKLVGTYSGEL; this is encoded by the coding sequence GTGAAGGGCGACACGGGTCCCCAGGGTCCGGTGGGGCCGCAGGGGTCGCAGGGGCCGCGCGGTGAGCAGGGCCCGGTGGGGCCGCAGGGCGTGCAGGGCGTGGAGGGGCCTCGCGGCGCCATGGGTCCCCAGGGTCTACAGGGCGTGAAGGGCGAGACGGGCGAGCGGGGTCCCCAGGGGCCCAAGGGTGACACCGGTCCTCAGGGGCCGCAGGGCGAGACGGGCCCCGTCGGCCCCATGGGCCCGGCGGGTGAGGCGCCGCAGATCTGCACGCCCAAGGAGAGCTTCTGCGAGGGGGCGACGCTGTGGTCCTGCACCCGCTCGGGCACCGACGCGGTCCTCCGCGAGGAGTGCGGCGGAGGGACCAGCACCAACCCCATCGGCTGTTACGCCACCCAGTGCCCGGGGGGCGGCACGGCGTGCTGCCGTCGGGCGAAGGCCTCGTGCAAGTGGAGCTTCACCGCGCCCGCGACCGAGGAGGAGGTCTTCCTGAGCACCTCCTTCGTGGCGAGGGATGGCGAGGGCTTCTGCCAGGCGCCCTCGCCGTGCACCGCGGACAGCGACTTCAGCACCTTCTTCACCATCATCGGCGAGACCAATGTCTGCAACGCCCCCTTCAGCAGCGTGAGCTTCGCCATCAAGCGCCCCCTCCCCGCGCCCAACACGGTCTACACGCTGCCCGACTCCCGCGTGTGGTCCATGTCGATCAACGCGCCGGCCGCCGCCAACAGCTGCACCAAGTGGACGGGGACCCTCACCTGGCACTCCGACGCCCCGAGCTGGAAGCTGAGCGTCAACGCCACCTGCTCGGAGGCGGGCAAGAGCCACATCAAGCTCGTGGGCACCTACAGCGGCGAACTCTGA